A section of the Salvelinus alpinus chromosome 36, SLU_Salpinus.1, whole genome shotgun sequence genome encodes:
- the LOC139565414 gene encoding uncharacterized protein, giving the protein MNVTVGSSQPRATLAKFKMDDSHQGSYSCLYRTLSNSQDISSHYSNVTKVVLLQPNISLSPPNGGMFWEPHGPEVIRGHSFSIICSIQPQYPGGLFYLDFSGSNRTETTPAVNHSACFHFPVAEYKDQGKYSCSYGVNISTRSFRSANSELAVTIRASMVPIIASGGSGGLALLFLLLLVICLVSRRTRRSSKPSTETDQRECIDNRHNRGEDNEEGEDYVNFENVCYERGLERGKRENKNEEEKGHSYGKSEDAYDNEEENTQRKRVCGGSHQKMNSEDEEDYVNVSAQDNAVTQAGASAGYSSRSKM; this is encoded by the exons ATGAATGTGACCGTTGGATCCTCACAGCCCAGGGCTACTTTAGCAAAGTTTAAGATGGACGATTCACACCAGGGCAGTTACAGCTGCCTCTACAGAACCCTCTCCAACAGCCAAGACATCAGCTCCCATTACAGCAACGTTACTAAAG TGGTCCTGCTACAGCCCAACATCTCTCTCAGTCCTCCAAATGGAGGGATGTTTTGGGAACCTCATGGGCCAGAGGTGATCAGGGGCCACAGCTTCTCCATCATCTGCTCCATTCAGCCACAGTATCCTGGAGGCCTCTTCTATCTGGACTTCTCTGGGTCCAACAGAACCGAGACTACGCCAGCAGTCAACCACTCTGCCTGCTTCCACTTCCCTGTTGCAGAGTATAAAGACCAGGGGAAATACAGCTGCAGCTATGGAGTCAACATCTCCACCCGGTCATTCAGGTCGGCTAATAGTGAACTAGCTGTCACCATTAGAG CATCTATGGTCCCCATCATTGCCTCTGGAGGGTCTGGTGGGCTAGCACTCCTGTTTCTGCTTCTGCTTGTCATCTGTCTAGTCAGCAGGAGGACAAGGAGGAGCAGCAAGCCATCTacagagactgaccagagagaat GTATTGACAACAGACACAACagaggggaggacaacgaagagggAGAGGACTATGTGAATTTTGAAAACGTCTGTTACGAGAgaggtctggagagagggaagagggaaaatAAGAATGAGGAGGAGAAAGGGCACAGCTATGGGAAATCAGAGGATGCCTATGACAACGAGGAGGAAAACACTCAAAGAAAGCGTGTTTGTGGGGGGTCTCATCAAAAAATGAACAGTGAAGATGAAGAAGATTACGTTAATGTCTCCGCTCAGGACAATGCTGTAACACAGGCAGGCGCATCAGCTGGGTATAGCTCAAGATCAAAAATGTAA